Proteins found in one Gordonia sp. PDNC005 genomic segment:
- a CDS encoding riboflavin synthase, producing the protein MFTGIVEERGEIVGREDLAEAARFRIRGPLVTSDASFGDSIAVNGVCLTVVELDDGAFTVDVMAETLRRSSLDSLGPGATVNLERAMAAGGRFGGHIVQGHVDGVGTVVSISPSENWTVVRIAVPADLSRYVVEKGSITIDGISLTVSSIGRGDDQGDWLEVSLIPTTLSETTLGITAAGARVNLEVDVIAKYVERLTGAGRAEGQQ; encoded by the coding sequence GTGTTCACCGGAATTGTTGAGGAGCGCGGCGAGATCGTCGGCCGCGAGGACCTCGCAGAAGCCGCACGTTTCCGCATTCGCGGCCCCCTCGTGACGAGCGACGCGTCGTTCGGCGACTCGATCGCCGTCAACGGCGTGTGCCTGACCGTTGTTGAACTCGACGACGGAGCGTTCACCGTGGACGTGATGGCCGAGACGCTCCGCCGCAGCTCACTGGACAGTCTCGGCCCCGGCGCGACCGTCAACCTCGAACGGGCGATGGCCGCGGGTGGACGCTTCGGTGGACACATCGTTCAGGGCCACGTCGACGGCGTCGGCACCGTCGTGTCCATCTCGCCGTCCGAGAACTGGACCGTCGTCCGAATCGCCGTCCCAGCCGACCTCTCGCGCTACGTCGTCGAGAAGGGGTCGATCACGATCGACGGCATCTCGCTGACCGTCTCGTCGATCGGTCGCGGCGACGACCAGGGCGACTGGCTCGAAGTGTCTCTCATTCCGACGACTCTGTCGGAGACCACGCTGGGCATCACCGCGGCCGGTGCCCGAGTGAATCTTGAAGTCGATGTGATTGCGAAGTACGTCGAGCGCCTCACTGGCGCCGGCCGGGCAGAAGGACAGCAGTGA
- the rpe gene encoding ribulose-phosphate 3-epimerase produces MCNPGRPAPMIAPSILSADFANLASEIAAVGPSDVDPGVDWVHVDVMDNHFVPNLTLGMPVVESLLKATDIPLDCHLMIADPGRWAPPYAEAGAYNVTFHAEATDDPSSVARDIRAAGGKAGLALKPGTALEPYLEILRDFDTLLVMSVEPGFGGQKFMPEVLDKVRAIRKIIDRGDLRLLVEIDGGIADSTIEQAAEAGVDCFVAGSAVYGGDDPAARVAELRRKATAVRENA; encoded by the coding sequence ATGTGTAACCCCGGCCGCCCGGCACCGATGATCGCTCCGTCCATCCTGTCCGCCGACTTCGCGAACTTGGCGTCGGAGATCGCGGCCGTCGGGCCGTCCGATGTCGACCCCGGCGTCGACTGGGTGCACGTGGACGTGATGGACAACCACTTCGTGCCGAACCTGACGCTCGGCATGCCGGTCGTCGAGAGCCTCCTGAAAGCCACCGACATTCCGCTCGACTGTCACTTGATGATCGCCGACCCCGGGCGCTGGGCGCCTCCATACGCTGAGGCCGGCGCCTACAACGTGACGTTCCACGCCGAGGCGACGGACGATCCGTCGTCGGTGGCACGTGACATCCGGGCCGCAGGCGGCAAGGCGGGACTAGCCCTCAAGCCGGGCACAGCTCTCGAGCCGTACCTGGAGATCCTCCGCGACTTCGACACGCTGCTCGTGATGAGCGTGGAACCGGGTTTCGGCGGCCAGAAGTTCATGCCCGAGGTACTCGACAAGGTGCGGGCGATCCGCAAGATCATCGACCGCGGCGATCTGCGCCTGCTCGTCGAGATCGACGGCGGGATCGCGGACTCGACGATCGAGCAAGCCGCTGAAGCCGGTGTCGACTGCTTCGTCGCCGGTTCGGCCGTGTACGGCGGCGACGACCCCGCGGCTCGCGTCGCCGAACTGCGTCGCAAGGCCACCGCAGTGCGCGAGAACGCCTGA
- the fmt gene encoding methionyl-tRNA formyltransferase, which yields MRIVFAGTPDVAVPTLQELLDSADHEVVGVITRPDTTAGRGRKNVRSEVAVVADEHGIEVITPRRMSEPEVAETLRRWAPDLGVVVAYGGLIPQDVLDMPVHGWVNLHFSILPAWRGAAPVQASIASGDEITGASVFGLEAGLDTGPVYGTLTERIRSTDTSGDLLSRLSTAGSGLTKAVVDGIAAGELSPVPQNPDGVSHAAKITVDDARVRWDLPSHVVDRTIRAHTPAPGAWTTLGDVRLKLGPVTIADADPALPERLDIGQLAVTKKAVFVGTGSGAVKLGRVQAPGKKACSAADWARGTRLDENGFLA from the coding sequence ATGAGAATCGTCTTCGCTGGAACGCCCGATGTGGCTGTACCGACCCTGCAGGAGCTCCTCGACTCGGCCGACCATGAGGTTGTCGGTGTCATCACTCGCCCCGACACCACGGCGGGGCGGGGCCGGAAGAACGTGCGGTCCGAGGTGGCTGTGGTTGCCGACGAGCACGGCATCGAGGTGATCACCCCGCGTCGCATGTCCGAACCGGAGGTCGCCGAGACCCTGCGTCGGTGGGCGCCCGATCTCGGTGTGGTCGTCGCCTACGGCGGCCTGATTCCGCAGGACGTGCTCGACATGCCCGTTCACGGCTGGGTGAACCTGCACTTCTCGATCCTGCCCGCGTGGCGCGGAGCCGCACCGGTCCAGGCGTCGATCGCCTCCGGGGACGAGATCACCGGTGCGAGCGTGTTCGGTCTCGAAGCCGGACTCGACACCGGCCCCGTGTACGGAACGCTCACCGAACGCATTCGGAGCACCGACACCTCGGGTGATCTGTTGTCGCGGCTGTCCACGGCGGGTTCGGGCCTGACGAAGGCCGTCGTCGACGGCATCGCAGCCGGTGAACTGTCGCCCGTTCCCCAGAATCCGGATGGTGTCTCGCACGCTGCGAAGATCACCGTCGACGACGCACGCGTCCGATGGGATCTGCCGTCGCACGTCGTCGATCGCACCATCCGTGCGCACACTCCGGCGCCCGGTGCATGGACGACGCTCGGCGACGTCCGCCTCAAACTCGGTCCTGTCACCATCGCGGACGCGGATCCGGCGCTTCCGGAGCGGCTCGACATCGGGCAGTTGGCAGTGACCAAGAAGGCCGTCTTTGTGGGAACCGGCTCTGGCGCGGTGAAGCTCGGGAGGGTTCAGGCTCCTGGAAAGAAGGCGTGCAGCGCCGCCGACTGGGCGCGCGGTACGCGCCTTGATGAGAACGGTTTCCTGGCATGA
- a CDS encoding LapA family protein, producing MIFIATNTDSAQFTALWWNLDAPLWLMLAVVTLIGFVVGWFVGRRSRR from the coding sequence ATGATCTTTATCGCCACGAACACCGACTCGGCTCAGTTCACCGCGCTCTGGTGGAACCTCGACGCACCGCTGTGGCTGATGCTCGCTGTGGTCACCCTCATCGGGTTCGTGGTCGGCTGGTTCGTTGGACGACGCAGCAGACGCTAG
- the ribH gene encoding 6,7-dimethyl-8-ribityllumazine synthase, translating into MSGHGEPTLDLEDASGLKVAIAASQWHETICTALLDGAERAATGAGVTDLTVVRVAGAIELPVIVQALARTHDVVVALGVVIKGGTPHFEYVCDAVTAGLTRVSLDEATPVGNGVLTTLDEQQALDRSGLPGSSEDKGAQAMTAAIASALTLRKLA; encoded by the coding sequence ATGAGCGGCCACGGAGAACCCACACTCGACCTCGAGGACGCGAGCGGTCTGAAGGTCGCCATCGCCGCGTCCCAGTGGCATGAGACGATCTGCACCGCGCTGCTCGACGGTGCCGAGCGCGCGGCCACCGGTGCAGGCGTCACCGACCTGACCGTGGTGCGCGTGGCGGGCGCGATCGAACTGCCCGTGATCGTTCAGGCACTCGCGCGCACACACGACGTCGTCGTCGCGCTCGGCGTGGTCATCAAGGGCGGCACACCGCATTTCGAGTACGTGTGCGACGCCGTCACCGCAGGCCTCACCCGCGTGTCGCTCGACGAGGCGACTCCCGTCGGCAACGGAGTGCTCACGACGCTCGACGAGCAGCAGGCGCTCGACCGCTCCGGGCTCCCCGGATCGTCGGAGGACAAGGGCGCTCAGGCGATGACCGCCGCTATCGCATCTGCGCTCACTCTCCGGAAGCTGGCGTGA
- the ribD gene encoding bifunctional diaminohydroxyphosphoribosylaminopyrimidine deaminase/5-amino-6-(5-phosphoribosylamino)uracil reductase RibD: MRRAVAESAIARGSSSPNPPVGAVVLDADGMVVGVGHTQPPGGPHAEVMALRAAGDAALGGTAVVTLEPCNHTGRTGPCAQAIIDAGVAAVHYAVADPNPAASGGAQTLRDAGVEVTSGVLADVVESGPLRPWLFRQRHGRPMVTVKVASTLDGRIAAPDRTSRWITGPHAREHAHSQRAAVDAIVVGTGTALTDDPSLTARRADGSLYPHQPTRVVMGHRAVPAGARLRDGEAGFLQVRSHDPHDVLSSLPDALQVIVEGGPRIVGTFLAAGLADEVHAYLAPTLLGGGAASVDDEDIHTLADAHRFERAAVEVLGDDLLVVLHPRTASKSD, from the coding sequence ATGCGCCGAGCGGTCGCCGAGTCGGCGATCGCACGCGGGTCGAGCTCGCCGAATCCTCCGGTCGGGGCAGTGGTCCTCGACGCAGACGGCATGGTCGTCGGCGTCGGACACACGCAGCCTCCCGGTGGGCCGCACGCAGAGGTGATGGCTCTGCGCGCCGCAGGTGACGCGGCGCTGGGCGGGACCGCGGTCGTCACGCTCGAACCGTGCAATCACACCGGCCGCACCGGCCCGTGCGCCCAAGCGATCATCGACGCAGGCGTCGCCGCCGTGCACTACGCCGTCGCCGACCCCAACCCGGCGGCGTCAGGTGGTGCGCAGACCCTGCGCGACGCCGGTGTCGAGGTGACGTCCGGAGTGCTCGCCGACGTCGTCGAGTCCGGCCCGCTTCGGCCCTGGCTGTTTCGACAGCGTCACGGGCGGCCGATGGTGACCGTGAAAGTCGCTTCCACCCTGGACGGCCGGATCGCCGCACCAGATCGGACCAGTCGATGGATCACGGGACCGCACGCCCGAGAACACGCACACAGTCAGCGTGCCGCGGTCGACGCCATCGTCGTCGGCACCGGGACCGCGCTCACCGACGACCCGTCGCTCACCGCTCGTCGAGCCGACGGCTCCCTGTATCCGCATCAGCCGACGAGGGTCGTCATGGGTCACCGTGCCGTTCCGGCAGGCGCACGGCTCCGCGACGGCGAGGCCGGCTTCCTTCAGGTGCGGTCCCACGACCCACACGATGTGCTCAGCTCGTTGCCGGATGCGCTGCAGGTGATCGTCGAAGGCGGGCCGCGCATCGTTGGGACCTTTCTCGCCGCGGGTCTCGCGGACGAAGTGCACGCCTATCTCGCGCCGACGCTTCTCGGCGGGGGCGCCGCATCTGTGGACGATGAGGACATCCACACACTCGCCGATGCGCATCGCTTCGAGCGCGCGGCGGTCGAGGTTCTGGGGGATGACCTGCTTGTCGTCCTGCACCCGCGCACGGCGTCGAAGTCCGACTAG
- a CDS encoding PH domain-containing protein, whose protein sequence is MSALGAPSTGAEEWDYTYHPQWLRRTGLWVAGVVIAIHLVFGLLLDISYTGVGVEWSDKIGLIAIGLVIAGAVLLVFRTRLRVGPDGVGVRTLVGERIFTWDVVRGLEYPDKGFAARLLLPSDEHVPVLAVQSRDGDRAVDAMETFRELYTKYGTA, encoded by the coding sequence GTGAGTGCACTAGGAGCGCCGTCGACCGGGGCGGAGGAGTGGGACTACACGTACCACCCGCAGTGGTTGCGTAGGACCGGCCTGTGGGTGGCAGGCGTAGTCATCGCCATCCACCTCGTATTCGGGCTGCTCTTGGACATCTCGTACACGGGTGTCGGCGTTGAATGGTCCGACAAGATCGGTCTGATCGCGATAGGCCTGGTCATCGCGGGTGCCGTGCTGCTGGTCTTCCGTACCCGACTCCGCGTGGGCCCGGACGGAGTCGGCGTGCGCACCCTGGTCGGTGAAAGGATCTTCACCTGGGACGTGGTGCGAGGCCTCGAATACCCGGACAAGGGCTTCGCCGCGCGACTGCTCCTCCCGTCGGACGAGCACGTCCCGGTCCTGGCCGTCCAGTCGCGTGACGGAGACCGCGCCGTCGACGCGATGGAGACCTTCCGCGAGCTGTACACGAAGTACGGAACGGCATAA
- a CDS encoding transcription antitermination factor NusB encodes MTRGGRGSDPRRGDGFQRGGPRRAGGQRSDAPRDKKTRDKPVDGARSVALKVLRAVRKDDAYANLLLPRLLRESRLDPRDRGLATELSYGAARSLGLLDAVIASAAGRPVADIDGDLLDVLRLGTYQLLRTRIGSHAAVSTSVDLVRAEHGMGQAGFVNAVLRKVSQRDEQLWIDALAPSMADDMVGHLAFAYAHPIWIAEVFADSLGSIGELQAALAADDERPIVHLVARPGQITAEELALISGGDEGKYSPYCVYLPEGDPGSLDAVRDGFAGVQDEGSQLVAVAAARADVGADGGRWLDLCAGPGGKAALLGSLADLDGAHLDAVEVSEHRAKLIENVVDGLPVTIHVADGRESGLEPGYDRVLVDAPCSGLGSLRRRPEARWRRKPEDVPALVELQKQLVTEALRLVRPGGVVVYSTCSPHPAETTAVIDAVLAADDSIEQVDARPLVAGPDNDASAFGGGPHVQLWPHRHDTDAMFLAVLRKK; translated from the coding sequence ATGACTCGTGGTGGACGGGGTTCTGATCCTCGACGTGGTGACGGTTTCCAACGCGGCGGGCCCCGGCGAGCGGGCGGGCAGCGTTCGGACGCACCCCGTGACAAGAAGACTCGCGACAAGCCGGTCGACGGAGCGCGGTCCGTGGCGCTGAAGGTGCTGCGGGCGGTCCGGAAGGACGACGCGTACGCCAACCTGCTGCTCCCGCGTCTGTTGCGCGAAAGCCGGCTCGACCCGCGAGATCGTGGTCTGGCGACCGAACTCTCGTACGGTGCCGCGCGGAGCCTTGGACTGCTGGATGCAGTGATCGCGTCTGCGGCGGGGCGCCCGGTCGCGGACATCGACGGTGACCTCCTCGACGTGTTGCGCCTGGGTACCTACCAACTGTTGCGCACCAGGATCGGTTCGCACGCGGCGGTCTCGACGTCGGTGGATCTCGTCCGCGCCGAGCACGGCATGGGCCAGGCGGGCTTCGTGAACGCGGTGCTCCGCAAGGTGAGTCAGCGTGACGAGCAGCTCTGGATCGACGCACTCGCGCCGTCGATGGCCGACGACATGGTCGGGCACCTCGCGTTCGCGTACGCACACCCGATCTGGATCGCCGAGGTGTTCGCCGACTCCCTCGGTTCGATCGGTGAACTGCAGGCGGCTCTCGCCGCCGACGACGAACGCCCGATCGTGCATCTCGTCGCACGTCCCGGCCAGATCACCGCCGAAGAACTCGCATTGATCAGCGGGGGAGACGAAGGCAAGTACTCGCCGTACTGCGTTTACCTGCCAGAAGGCGATCCGGGCTCGCTCGACGCCGTCCGTGACGGTTTCGCCGGCGTTCAGGACGAGGGCAGCCAGCTCGTCGCCGTCGCGGCCGCACGCGCCGACGTCGGCGCTGACGGTGGACGTTGGCTGGATCTGTGCGCGGGCCCGGGCGGCAAAGCCGCGCTGCTCGGTTCGCTCGCCGACCTGGACGGTGCGCACCTCGACGCCGTCGAGGTTTCCGAACACCGCGCCAAGCTCATCGAGAACGTCGTCGACGGGCTGCCGGTCACAATTCACGTCGCCGACGGTCGCGAGTCCGGCCTGGAACCCGGCTACGACCGGGTGCTCGTCGACGCCCCGTGTTCGGGCCTTGGCTCCTTGCGGCGTCGTCCGGAGGCCCGCTGGCGTCGCAAGCCGGAGGATGTTCCGGCGCTCGTCGAACTCCAGAAACAACTCGTCACGGAGGCGCTGCGACTCGTCCGGCCTGGCGGAGTGGTCGTCTACTCGACGTGCTCGCCGCACCCGGCCGAGACGACCGCCGTCATCGACGCCGTTCTCGCCGCTGACGACTCGATCGAGCAGGTCGACGCCCGTCCGCTCGTCGCAGGCCCCGACAACGACGCCTCTGCGTTCGGCGGCGGACCCCACGTCCAACTCTGGCCCCACCGCCACGACACCGACGCGATGTTCTTGGCGGTACTTCGGAAGAAGTAG
- a CDS encoding bifunctional 3,4-dihydroxy-2-butanone-4-phosphate synthase/GTP cyclohydrolase II — protein MSEQTEVKLDSIDRAIADIAAGKAVVVVDDEDRENEGDLIFAAEKATPELVAFMVRYTSGYLCVPLEGDDCDRLGLPPMIAQNQDRHGTAYTVTVDAREGVGTGISAADRATTMVKLADQTAQPHDFTRPGHVVPLRAREGGVLRRPGHTEAAVDLAKLAGLSPAGAICEIVSQKDEGHMAHAEELRVFADEHDLAMISIADLIAWRRRNEKHVERVADARIPTVHGVFRAVGYSSPYDDAEHVALVMGDVSGEDGKGEDVLVRVHSECLTGDVFGSLRCDCGPQLEAAMAMVAAEGRGVVLYMRGHEGRGIGLMHKLQAYQLQDAGHDTVDANLELGLPADARDYGLGAQILVDLGVRSMRLLTNNPAKRVGLDGYGLQIVDRVPMPLRANSENLHYLKTKRDRMGHMLEGLDDFEGEGTQA, from the coding sequence ATGAGCGAGCAGACCGAAGTGAAACTGGACTCGATCGACCGGGCCATCGCCGACATCGCGGCGGGCAAGGCCGTCGTCGTCGTCGACGACGAAGACCGCGAGAATGAAGGCGACCTGATCTTCGCCGCGGAGAAGGCGACGCCCGAACTGGTCGCCTTCATGGTCCGCTATACATCCGGCTACCTGTGCGTGCCGCTCGAAGGCGACGACTGCGACCGTCTCGGTCTGCCTCCGATGATCGCGCAGAACCAGGACCGCCACGGCACTGCGTACACGGTCACCGTTGACGCACGCGAAGGTGTCGGCACCGGTATCAGCGCCGCCGACCGCGCCACCACAATGGTTAAGCTGGCCGACCAGACGGCGCAGCCGCACGACTTCACGCGCCCTGGTCACGTGGTTCCGCTCCGCGCCCGCGAGGGCGGTGTGCTGCGTCGCCCCGGCCATACCGAGGCCGCTGTCGATCTGGCGAAGCTCGCCGGACTGTCGCCTGCGGGCGCCATCTGCGAGATCGTCAGTCAGAAGGACGAGGGCCACATGGCCCACGCTGAGGAACTGCGCGTCTTCGCCGACGAGCACGACCTCGCGATGATCTCCATCGCCGACCTGATCGCGTGGCGTCGCCGCAACGAGAAGCACGTCGAACGTGTCGCCGACGCGCGTATCCCCACCGTCCACGGTGTGTTTCGCGCGGTCGGCTACTCGAGCCCGTACGACGACGCCGAGCACGTGGCACTCGTCATGGGCGACGTCTCGGGTGAGGACGGCAAAGGTGAGGACGTCCTGGTCCGCGTCCACTCCGAATGCCTCACCGGCGACGTCTTCGGTTCGCTGCGCTGCGACTGCGGTCCGCAACTCGAAGCAGCGATGGCCATGGTCGCCGCCGAGGGCCGCGGCGTGGTCCTGTACATGCGCGGACATGAAGGACGCGGCATCGGCCTGATGCACAAGCTGCAGGCCTACCAACTGCAGGATGCGGGCCACGACACCGTCGATGCGAACCTCGAACTCGGGCTGCCGGCCGACGCGCGGGATTACGGTCTCGGTGCCCAGATCCTCGTGGATCTGGGTGTCCGCTCAATGCGGCTGTTGACCAACAACCCGGCCAAGCGCGTCGGACTCGACGGATACGGACTGCAGATCGTCGATCGTGTCCCTATGCCGTTGCGGGCCAATTCAGAGAACCTCCATTACCTCAAGACCAAGCGCGACCGGATGGGCCATATGCTCGAAGGACTGGACGACTTCGAAGGAGAGGGCACGCAGGCATGA
- a CDS encoding primosomal protein N': MLSLAHLDRPFDYLVDEKSDSAAQPGVRVRVRFAGRLVDGYLLERLERSDHTGKLAWLDRVVSPERVLTDELAVLCRAVADRYAGTMPDVLRLAIPPRHARVEKDVPVHGCAPPVPEPDMAAWAVYETSASFVRATIENRHPRAVWQVLPGDDWAARLAELVTAVAAAGRGAIVVVPDQRDLDRLEAACTPLLGDRCVSLAAGLGPSARYRRWLSVLRGQASVVIGTRSAMFAPVVDLALTVVFDDGDQSLDEPRAPYPHPREVAVLRAHASGTAMLIGGHSRTAEAQALVSSGWAHDLTASRQDIRAAAPLIEGVADDDRRLGGDPLARSARIPATAFMAARKALHAGLPVLFSVPRRGYLPSVACAKCREHARCRVCHGPVSMNERGDLACRWCGRPELRFVCPSCGGKAVRALMIGDKRTAEELGKAFVGVPVVTSGGTKIVDDIAEGPRVVVATPGAAPRAPGGYGAAVILDTWAQLDREDLRAGEEAVRGWMAIATLVRSRNDGGRVVIVADSSGAQVQAVISWNPIGYAAFELEQRHELGFPPAVTMASIDGPATAVSAFCDLLKLPPSAEKLGPVPLPAGVRRPAGLDGDGDVERILLRTPRAVGRTLADALRAAQVIRNARHDDTAGIRVQIDPPTIG, from the coding sequence ATGCTGTCGCTGGCGCATCTGGACCGTCCGTTCGACTATCTGGTCGATGAGAAGTCCGATTCCGCGGCTCAACCCGGCGTGCGAGTGCGGGTGCGGTTCGCCGGTCGCCTCGTCGACGGCTATCTGCTCGAACGTCTGGAGCGGAGCGACCACACGGGCAAGCTGGCGTGGCTGGATCGTGTGGTGTCCCCGGAGCGGGTGTTGACCGATGAGCTGGCCGTGTTGTGTCGTGCGGTCGCCGATCGATACGCGGGCACGATGCCGGACGTCCTGCGGCTGGCGATCCCTCCACGGCACGCCAGAGTCGAGAAGGACGTCCCCGTCCACGGCTGCGCCCCGCCGGTGCCCGAACCCGACATGGCGGCGTGGGCGGTGTACGAGACGTCGGCGTCGTTCGTGCGCGCCACGATCGAGAATCGTCACCCGCGCGCGGTGTGGCAGGTGCTTCCCGGAGACGATTGGGCGGCTCGCCTCGCCGAACTGGTCACCGCGGTCGCCGCCGCAGGCCGCGGAGCCATTGTGGTCGTCCCGGACCAACGCGACCTCGACCGGTTGGAGGCCGCGTGCACACCGCTCCTGGGCGATCGATGCGTGAGCCTGGCCGCGGGGTTGGGCCCGTCGGCGAGGTACCGGCGGTGGTTGTCGGTGCTGCGCGGGCAGGCGTCGGTGGTGATCGGGACTCGCAGTGCAATGTTCGCGCCGGTCGTCGATCTGGCGTTGACCGTGGTGTTCGACGACGGCGACCAGAGTCTCGACGAACCGCGGGCGCCGTACCCGCATCCGCGCGAGGTGGCGGTGCTGCGTGCACACGCCTCCGGGACCGCCATGCTCATCGGCGGTCATTCGCGCACGGCCGAAGCGCAAGCGCTCGTCAGTTCGGGGTGGGCTCACGACCTGACCGCATCCCGGCAGGACATCCGTGCCGCGGCACCGTTGATCGAAGGAGTGGCCGACGACGATCGCCGGCTCGGCGGTGACCCGCTCGCCCGATCGGCTCGCATTCCGGCGACCGCGTTCATGGCCGCGCGCAAAGCGCTTCACGCCGGCTTACCGGTCCTGTTCAGCGTGCCCCGTCGTGGTTACCTGCCGTCGGTGGCGTGCGCCAAGTGCCGCGAGCACGCTCGATGTCGCGTGTGCCATGGTCCGGTGTCCATGAACGAGCGCGGAGACCTCGCGTGCCGGTGGTGTGGGCGGCCCGAGTTGAGGTTCGTCTGCCCGTCGTGCGGCGGGAAGGCGGTCCGCGCCCTGATGATCGGCGACAAACGCACCGCCGAAGAACTCGGAAAAGCGTTCGTCGGGGTGCCCGTCGTCACGTCCGGCGGGACGAAGATCGTGGACGACATCGCCGAGGGTCCTCGGGTGGTGGTCGCGACACCCGGAGCGGCGCCGCGGGCGCCAGGCGGGTACGGGGCCGCGGTGATCCTGGACACCTGGGCACAACTCGACCGTGAGGATCTTCGTGCAGGCGAGGAGGCGGTGCGCGGTTGGATGGCGATCGCAACTCTCGTCCGATCGCGGAACGACGGCGGCCGCGTCGTGATCGTCGCCGACTCGTCGGGTGCGCAGGTTCAGGCGGTGATCTCGTGGAACCCGATCGGCTACGCCGCATTCGAACTCGAGCAGCGACACGAACTCGGGTTCCCTCCCGCGGTGACGATGGCGTCGATCGACGGTCCGGCGACAGCGGTCAGCGCGTTCTGCGATCTGCTGAAACTTCCGCCGAGTGCCGAGAAGCTCGGACCGGTGCCGCTCCCCGCCGGGGTCCGCAGACCTGCGGGTCTCGACGGGGACGGCGACGTCGAGCGAATTCTGCTGCGCACACCGCGCGCAGTCGGCCGAACGTTGGCCGACGCCCTGCGCGCGGCCCAAGTGATTCGCAACGCTCGACACGATGACACGGCGGGCATCCGCGTTCAGATCGACCCGCCTACGATTGGATGA